A DNA window from Flavisolibacter ginsenosidimutans contains the following coding sequences:
- a CDS encoding DUF4290 domain-containing protein, with the protein MEYNTTRNHLTMREYGRHIQKMVEHLLTIEDRERRQRQAQVVIELMGFLNPHLKNVEDFRHKLWDHLFYVSDFKLDVDSPYPIPQKETYKAKPGPLPYPKRYPKFSHLGKNLELVIDKALNEEAPEKRQGFANAIAYYMKLAYTNWHKDTVHDDAIQSELNNITKGQLEFTNTPYVKAYRMQPEGRDNRGGYGRQQQRGKFGQRNNGGGQQRNDNRNNKFGNKKRFK; encoded by the coding sequence ATGGAATACAATACCACGAGAAATCACCTGACGATGCGGGAATACGGCCGCCACATTCAAAAAATGGTGGAGCATTTATTAACCATCGAAGACCGGGAGCGCCGCCAGCGCCAGGCACAGGTCGTCATTGAGTTGATGGGCTTTTTAAATCCGCATCTCAAAAACGTCGAGGACTTTCGCCATAAATTGTGGGATCACCTTTTTTACGTTTCCGACTTTAAGTTGGACGTTGATTCACCTTATCCCATTCCCCAAAAAGAAACCTACAAGGCCAAGCCCGGCCCTTTGCCTTATCCCAAGCGCTATCCCAAGTTTTCGCACCTGGGCAAAAACCTGGAATTGGTGATCGACAAAGCCTTAAACGAAGAAGCTCCCGAAAAACGCCAGGGCTTTGCCAACGCCATTGCCTATTACATGAAGCTGGCTTACACCAACTGGCACAAAGACACCGTGCACGACGACGCCATTCAAAGCGAATTAAACAACATCACAAAAGGGCAACTTGAGTTTACCAACACGCCTTACGTAAAAGCTTACCGCATGCAACCCGAAGGCCGCGACAACCGCGGAGGCTATGGCCGTCAGCAGCAACGCGGTAAATTTGGGCAACGCAACAACGGTGGCGGACAACAACGCAACGACAACCGCAACAACAAGTTTGGAAACAAAAAGCGGTTCAAGTAA
- the gldC gene encoding gliding motility protein GldC, with product MATSTIQIDVELDEQKVPSNIQWQASDGSMERPLQAKAFILSLWDGADKSALRIDLWTQKMMVDEMADFYFQTMMTMADTFERATRMTELTSGMKAAAQQFYQKFQELQMKENKA from the coding sequence ATGGCAACATCAACGATACAAATTGACGTAGAATTGGACGAACAAAAGGTTCCGTCAAACATTCAATGGCAGGCAAGCGACGGCAGCATGGAAAGGCCGCTGCAGGCAAAAGCTTTTATTCTTTCCTTGTGGGACGGCGCCGATAAATCGGCACTTCGCATTGATTTGTGGACGCAGAAAATGATGGTGGACGAGATGGCGGATTTTTATTTTCAAACCATGATGACCATGGCCGATACCTTTGAAAGAGCAACCCGCATGACAGAACTGACAAGCGGAATGAAAGCCGCCGCGCAACAGTTCTACCAGAAGTTTCAGGAATTGCAGATGAAAGAAAATAAAGCCTGA
- a CDS encoding rhomboid family intramembrane serine protease produces MSEFRYYRPNPFPPVVKNLIIINVLVFLAQLTFQNSKTVDLDNLFALHDVHSVFFKPHQLITHLFMHGGFDHIFFNMFALWMFGRELENSWGAKRFLIFYMACGLGAALLHLGVLYFEMEPVMKVFRSLPADQQALYLESPEFRVNTATLGASGAVFGCLAAFGYLFPNTMIYVYFLLPLKAKWFVLIYAGLELWLGIKNSAGDNVAHFAHLGGAVTGIILVLLWNKTDRRRFY; encoded by the coding sequence ATGAGCGAATTCAGATACTACAGACCCAATCCTTTTCCGCCCGTTGTTAAAAACCTGATCATCATTAACGTGCTGGTGTTTTTGGCCCAGCTAACTTTTCAAAACAGCAAAACGGTTGACCTGGATAACCTTTTTGCGCTGCACGACGTGCATTCGGTATTTTTTAAGCCGCATCAGCTCATCACGCACCTGTTCATGCACGGCGGCTTCGACCATATTTTCTTCAACATGTTTGCCCTGTGGATGTTTGGCCGCGAGCTGGAGAACAGTTGGGGAGCGAAGCGGTTTTTAATTTTTTACATGGCTTGCGGCTTGGGTGCAGCGCTTTTGCACCTTGGCGTTCTCTATTTTGAGATGGAACCTGTGATGAAGGTTTTTCGTTCGCTCCCGGCAGATCAACAGGCGCTGTACCTTGAATCGCCCGAGTTTCGGGTGAACACGGCTACGTTGGGCGCATCGGGAGCGGTATTTGGTTGTTTGGCGGCTTTTGGCTATCTTTTTCCAAACACCATGATCTATGTTTACTTTCTCTTACCCCTTAAAGCAAAATGGTTCGTTCTTATTTATGCCGGACTTGAACTCTGGCTCGGTATCAAAAATTCTGCAGGCGATAACGTTGCGCATTTTGCGCATCTTGGCGGTGCCGTAACGGGTATCATTCTGGTGTTGCTTTGGAACAAAACCGACCGCCGCCGGTTTTATTAA
- a CDS encoding endonuclease/exonuclease/phosphatase family protein, whose amino-acid sequence MATYRRITKGVFLALNITVSVVFLLACLAPELDPARWWAISLLGLGFVLIAITLVAFIFFWLVFKPRFVLLSLLPLLVGYKSIALFFAFNTTQKFNYQKDKDTVRIAHWNVARFIEQHRNNNRGSQIRLKMMDQIKEQNADVLCFQEFFTSTDTAYYNNLAYIIKELGYPHYYFAWRNDGNKQWFGNAIFSRLPIIDSGKVNFPHAAYPETLLHADIVHNNDTFRVYTTHLQSLAFKKEDFDNIEEIKEGQTNPLRSSRGIFGKVRRAMVVRKEQAGIISEMLSNDPYPTILTGDFNDVPNSYAYATIKNDKFQDIFLEKGFGVGRTYVDISPTLRIDYLFATKDFEIKQFNRIVRMLSDHYMLVTDVRLKK is encoded by the coding sequence ATGGCCACCTACCGCCGCATTACAAAGGGTGTTTTTCTTGCGCTCAACATCACTGTTTCCGTGGTGTTTTTATTGGCTTGCCTTGCACCCGAGCTGGACCCCGCGAGATGGTGGGCCATTTCGCTCTTGGGATTGGGCTTTGTTCTTATCGCCATCACACTTGTTGCCTTTATTTTTTTCTGGCTGGTGTTTAAGCCGCGTTTTGTTTTGCTTTCGCTGCTTCCGCTACTTGTCGGCTACAAAAGTATTGCCCTGTTTTTTGCCTTCAATACCACGCAAAAATTCAATTATCAAAAGGACAAAGACACCGTTCGCATTGCCCACTGGAACGTGGCCCGCTTCATTGAGCAACACCGTAACAACAACCGGGGCAGCCAAATCAGGTTGAAGATGATGGACCAGATCAAAGAACAGAACGCCGACGTTCTTTGCTTTCAGGAGTTTTTCACCTCTACCGATACGGCTTACTACAACAACCTGGCATATATAATAAAAGAGCTTGGCTATCCCCATTACTATTTTGCCTGGCGCAACGACGGCAACAAGCAATGGTTTGGTAACGCCATTTTTTCGAGGCTGCCCATCATTGACAGCGGCAAGGTTAATTTTCCGCACGCTGCTTATCCCGAAACCCTGCTTCATGCGGATATCGTTCACAACAACGATACCTTTCGCGTTTATACCACGCACCTGCAATCGCTGGCTTTCAAAAAAGAAGACTTCGACAACATTGAAGAAATAAAGGAAGGCCAAACAAATCCGCTTCGCAGTTCCCGCGGCATCTTTGGCAAGGTGCGCCGCGCCATGGTGGTGCGCAAAGAACAAGCGGGCATCATCAGCGAAATGCTTTCCAACGATCCTTATCCAACCATTCTTACCGGCGATTTTAACGACGTGCCCAATTCCTACGCTTACGCCACCATCAAGAACGATAAGTTTCAGGACATTTTTTTGGAGAAAGGTTTTGGCGTGGGCCGCACCTACGTTGATATTTCGCCAACGCTGCGCATTGATTACCTGTTCGCCACAAAAGATTTCGAGATCAAACAATTCAACCGGATTGTGCGTATGCTTTCCGATCATTACATGCTGGTAACCGATGTGCGGCTGAAAAAATAA
- a CDS encoding DNA-3-methyladenine glycosylase family protein, whose product MNYIEHLSKDTKLRKVLSEQDPVELTPRKNIPLRLCASIMSQQLSTKVAKVIFHRFLDLYGGKEPTPRQIAETPFETLRGIGLSNAKTQYVLNVAQFAIEHKLDDKKLKKMSDEEIVALLTQIKGVGRWTVEMLLMFTLGREDVFAVDDYGIQSAMKKLYKLDDSNKKEFKQKMQAIAAKWSPYRTYACRHLWQWKDDG is encoded by the coding sequence ATGAACTACATTGAACATCTTTCCAAAGACACCAAGCTGCGCAAGGTTCTTTCCGAACAAGATCCCGTTGAACTCACGCCGCGCAAAAACATTCCGCTTCGCTTGTGCGCTTCCATCATGAGCCAGCAACTTTCTACCAAAGTAGCCAAGGTTATTTTTCACCGCTTTTTAGATTTGTACGGCGGCAAAGAACCAACGCCACGGCAAATTGCTGAAACACCTTTCGAAACTCTTCGCGGCATTGGCTTGAGCAACGCCAAAACGCAATACGTTTTAAACGTGGCACAGTTTGCCATTGAGCACAAACTGGATGATAAAAAACTAAAAAAGATGAGCGACGAAGAAATCGTTGCACTGCTCACGCAAATCAAGGGCGTAGGCCGCTGGACGGTAGAGATGCTGCTCATGTTCACACTCGGCCGCGAAGACGTTTTTGCCGTAGACGATTACGGCATTCAGTCGGCCATGAAAAAACTCTATAAGCTCGACGACAGCAACAAAAAAGAGTTTAAGCAAAAGATGCAGGCCATTGCCGCCAAATGGAGCCCTTACCGTACGTATGCTTGCCGGCATTTGTGGCAGTGGAAGGACGACGGATAA
- a CDS encoding OmpH family outer membrane protein, translating into MKKLFFVACLLGFAFAGFAQKYAVIDTKYILDKMPEYKAAQKQLDDVAAGWQKEIDNMQAELDKMYKDFDAEQVMLSDELKRKRQDQLFNKEKALRDLQRKRFGFEGDLFKKRQELIKPVQDKVYNAVQKLAVQRGYDFMLDKSEGITVIFADPKLEKSDDVLRELGIK; encoded by the coding sequence ATGAAAAAATTGTTTTTTGTTGCTTGCCTTTTGGGTTTTGCATTTGCTGGCTTCGCCCAGAAATATGCCGTCATTGACACGAAGTATATTTTGGACAAGATGCCGGAATACAAAGCCGCGCAAAAACAATTGGACGACGTGGCGGCGGGCTGGCAAAAAGAAATTGATAACATGCAGGCAGAACTGGACAAGATGTATAAAGACTTTGATGCAGAGCAAGTCATGTTGAGCGATGAATTAAAACGCAAGCGGCAAGACCAATTGTTCAACAAGGAAAAAGCCCTGCGCGATTTACAACGCAAACGTTTTGGCTTTGAAGGCGACTTGTTTAAGAAAAGGCAAGAACTCATCAAACCCGTGCAGGACAAGGTTTATAACGCCGTGCAAAAATTAGCCGTGCAGCGCGGCTATGATTTTATGCTGGATAAAAGTGAAGGCATTACCGTTATATTTGCCGACCCCAAACTGGAAAAGAGCGACGACGTGCTGCGTGAATTGGGAATCAAATAA
- a CDS encoding rhomboid family intramembrane serine protease has product MSYYQQRNQSKLSIGQDGNSLTLLLTINLSIFAILAFIKVVYYFSFNTQGVGLFHEQIFRWFTLPADVDTFVTRPWTLLTHMFVHDTVSIWHIVGNMLWLWAFGYILQDLTGNKNLVPLYIYGGLAGAALYVLAFNFIPALKPSLPVSEAFGASAAVMAIAIGTTVLAPGYRIFPMLNGGIPLWVITLIYLLVDLAGIPFGNAGGHIAHLGGAAMGYAFVMALQRGHNWGGWMNSFFDWVNNLFNPDKPSKGTSPKTTLYYNSKVQPYKKANLVTQQRIDEILDKISQKGYNSLSDDEKEMLKRASQEDLL; this is encoded by the coding sequence ATGAGTTATTACCAACAACGCAATCAATCCAAACTCTCCATAGGTCAGGACGGCAATAGCCTGACCCTGTTGCTGACCATAAACCTGAGCATTTTTGCCATTCTCGCTTTCATCAAAGTTGTTTATTATTTCAGTTTTAATACGCAGGGCGTGGGACTTTTTCACGAGCAAATTTTCCGGTGGTTTACGCTGCCCGCCGACGTGGATACTTTCGTTACCCGCCCCTGGACTCTGCTCACGCACATGTTTGTACACGACACGGTAAGCATCTGGCACATCGTGGGCAACATGCTTTGGCTTTGGGCCTTTGGCTACATTCTTCAGGATTTAACCGGCAACAAAAACCTTGTTCCGCTTTACATCTACGGCGGACTGGCTGGCGCGGCCCTCTACGTTTTGGCTTTCAATTTCATTCCAGCCTTGAAGCCGTCGCTGCCCGTGTCGGAAGCCTTTGGCGCATCGGCAGCAGTAATGGCCATTGCCATTGGCACTACCGTGTTGGCGCCGGGCTATCGCATTTTTCCCATGCTCAACGGCGGCATTCCGCTTTGGGTCATTACGCTTATTTATCTTCTTGTTGATCTGGCCGGCATTCCTTTTGGCAACGCAGGCGGTCACATTGCGCATTTGGGTGGCGCGGCCATGGGTTATGCTTTTGTGATGGCTCTGCAGCGCGGCCACAACTGGGGGGGATGGATGAACAGTTTCTTTGATTGGGTGAACAACTTGTTTAACCCCGATAAACCCAGTAAAGGAACTTCTCCGAAAACGACGCTTTACTACAACAGCAAGGTGCAGCCCTACAAAAAAGCAAACCTTGTTACACAGCAACGCATTGATGAAATTCTGGACAAGATTTCGCAGAAGGGATATAATTCGCTGAGCGACGACGAAAAAGAAATGTTGAAAAGGGCCAGCCAGGAAGACCTTCTTTAA
- a CDS encoding GatB/YqeY domain-containing protein translates to MSLEQKIMADMKEAMKAKEEATLRGLRAIKAEIIKAKTEPGAGGEISEEKEVSLLQKMMKQRKDSLEIYQQQNRADLAQKEQEEMAVIEKFLPKQLSSEELKEALQRLIAETGASSPADMGKVMGAATKQLAGKADGKTISATVKELLSK, encoded by the coding sequence ATGAGTCTCGAACAAAAAATAATGGCCGACATGAAAGAGGCCATGAAAGCAAAAGAAGAAGCCACGCTTCGCGGACTGCGGGCCATTAAAGCCGAAATCATCAAAGCGAAAACAGAGCCCGGCGCCGGCGGCGAAATTTCGGAAGAAAAAGAAGTAAGCCTGCTGCAAAAGATGATGAAACAACGGAAAGATTCGCTGGAAATTTATCAGCAGCAAAACCGGGCCGACCTGGCGCAAAAAGAACAGGAAGAAATGGCGGTGATTGAAAAGTTTTTGCCCAAACAATTAAGCAGCGAAGAATTGAAAGAAGCGCTGCAAAGACTCATTGCCGAAACCGGCGCGTCATCGCCGGCCGACATGGGTAAAGTGATGGGCGCTGCAACAAAACAACTGGCAGGAAAAGCAGATGGTAAAACCATATCGGCAACCGTGAAAGAGTTGCTTTCTAAATAA
- a CDS encoding OmpH family outer membrane protein produces the protein MNKFKLFFLAAIMILGASSMKVQGQKTGYFSIEEMLSLMPEVGKIDTLLQRYQVDSINTEFQSIIQDYNYKDSLLNKTDSTKIPQATRRQYRRDLEAITYQVQNWQQISQQAMQNKQQELLAPVYQKVYAALNQVAKDNGYAFVYRQEALLVAPPGDNLIPLVAKKLNVKLPAGALQNEGAATRPAGNARPAGAKKQ, from the coding sequence ATGAACAAGTTCAAACTTTTTTTCCTGGCAGCTATCATGATTCTGGGCGCCAGCAGCATGAAGGTGCAGGGACAAAAAACCGGCTACTTTTCTATCGAAGAAATGCTTTCGCTGATGCCGGAAGTGGGAAAGATTGATACCCTGTTGCAACGGTATCAGGTTGACTCCATCAACACCGAATTTCAATCCATCATTCAGGATTACAATTACAAAGACAGCCTGTTGAACAAAACCGATTCGACCAAAATACCGCAGGCAACCCGCAGACAATACCGCCGCGATTTGGAAGCCATCACCTACCAGGTGCAAAACTGGCAACAAATCTCGCAACAAGCCATGCAAAACAAGCAACAGGAATTGCTGGCGCCCGTTTACCAAAAAGTTTATGCGGCGTTGAACCAGGTAGCCAAAGACAACGGCTATGCTTTTGTGTACCGTCAGGAAGCTTTGCTGGTGGCGCCTCCCGGCGATAACCTGATTCCGTTGGTGGCCAAAAAGCTGAATGTGAAGTTACCGGCGGGTGCATTGCAAAACGAAGGCGCTGCAACGAGACCGGCGGGCAACGCAAGACCTGCAGGTGCAAAAAAACAATAA
- a CDS encoding BamA/OMP85 family outer membrane protein, whose product MQRFLSASFLFAFVLLGAASFAQVDTTKVTSVDPDLLNINANKIPKEYIIRSVKVSGLNTLDTAIVLSISGLQSGDKVLLPGGEAFSKAITNLWKQRLFSNAQVFITAVDGNNIDLEIAVQERPRLANFKFIGVTKGQVEELQGKIGLAKSTIITENMKRNAVDVIKKFFAEKGYLNTQVRIQESPDRTLANSRLLTFYVDKGLKVKVSDIVFYDNEAVSNASLKKQMSTKEKGRLQFKPAEITPVYGSIPQVSLHEFVSNYAFLSPSKTKTYLEPYFRFRPFTGAKFERNKYEEDKDKILTYYNSLGYRDAQIIADTQTLNTEGNRMQVHIKVKEGHKYYFGNMAWKGNTKYPDSVLTAILNIHKGDVYNIELLNKRLGKQLSPEGGDISGLYMDEGYLFFRVEPVETAVYNDTIDYELRITEGSQARIRNINITGNDKTKDYVIRRELRTVPGNLFSRSDLIRSQRELGALNYFNQEKINPNVVPNQEDGTVDITWELEEKSSDQLELSAGFGGGVGFTGTLGVTFNNFSIKNFFKKEAWDPLPMGDGQKLSLRYQSNGSFYHSYNFSFTEPWLGGKKRNSLTLGASSSKYSNGTYNYLTGTYDKGTDTSYLKTTSVFVSLGKQLKWPDDYFSLVYSLTYTRYDLNNYAIFQGLSKGTSNNFSFRLGLQRSSVFDPTFPRSGSNFSATVQFTPPYSLFNKNLVNSANPYKTPEYHKWRFNSEWYVPLGKPGGEDKNRQFVLKLAAKYGFMGRYNSKLDFSPFERFQLGGDGLTNTNGILGYDIISLRGYPVFDVSDPSVNNSDQTSTTKFFTIFNKYSMELRYPLVTNPGSTIYALTFFDAANGWYNFKDYNPFKLRRSVGVGMRFFLPMFGLLGFDYGVGLDRITPANPGLKNAARFTFMLGMEPE is encoded by the coding sequence ATGCAACGATTTTTATCCGCCTCTTTTCTTTTTGCTTTCGTGCTCCTCGGCGCTGCGTCCTTTGCACAAGTTGATACCACCAAAGTCACATCGGTTGACCCGGATCTGCTCAACATCAACGCCAATAAAATTCCCAAAGAATACATCATTCGCTCGGTAAAAGTTTCCGGATTGAATACGCTTGATACGGCCATCGTGCTTTCCATCTCCGGCCTGCAATCGGGCGACAAAGTTTTGCTGCCCGGCGGCGAAGCTTTTTCAAAAGCCATCACCAATCTTTGGAAACAACGCCTCTTCTCCAACGCACAAGTTTTCATCACGGCCGTTGACGGCAATAATATTGACCTTGAAATAGCTGTGCAGGAAAGACCGCGGTTGGCCAACTTTAAATTCATCGGCGTTACAAAAGGGCAAGTAGAAGAATTGCAGGGTAAGATTGGCTTGGCCAAGTCCACCATCATCACAGAAAACATGAAACGCAACGCGGTTGACGTTATCAAAAAATTCTTTGCTGAAAAAGGTTACTTAAATACGCAGGTGCGTATCCAGGAATCACCCGACCGCACACTGGCTAACTCGCGTTTGCTGACCTTTTACGTGGACAAAGGCCTGAAGGTAAAAGTGAGCGACATTGTGTTTTACGACAACGAAGCCGTGTCCAACGCTTCGCTCAAAAAACAAATGTCAACCAAGGAAAAAGGACGGCTTCAATTTAAGCCCGCAGAAATTACACCGGTTTACGGCTCCATACCGCAGGTATCGCTGCACGAGTTTGTCAGCAATTACGCTTTCCTTTCGCCGTCCAAAACAAAAACCTATCTCGAACCTTACTTCCGTTTTCGGCCTTTTACCGGCGCCAAGTTTGAGCGCAACAAATACGAAGAGGACAAGGACAAAATCCTGACTTACTACAACTCGCTTGGCTATCGCGATGCGCAAATTATTGCCGATACCCAAACCCTCAACACAGAGGGCAACCGTATGCAAGTGCACATCAAAGTGAAAGAAGGCCACAAATATTATTTTGGCAACATGGCCTGGAAGGGAAATACCAAATATCCTGACTCGGTTCTCACGGCCATTCTCAATATTCACAAAGGCGACGTGTACAACATCGAACTATTGAACAAACGCCTCGGCAAACAACTCTCTCCCGAAGGCGGCGACATCAGTGGCTTGTACATGGATGAAGGCTATCTTTTCTTTCGCGTAGAGCCGGTGGAAACCGCCGTGTACAACGACACGATTGATTACGAACTGCGCATCACCGAAGGCTCGCAGGCCCGCATCCGCAACATCAACATTACGGGCAATGACAAAACAAAAGACTACGTCATTCGCCGCGAATTGCGCACCGTGCCCGGTAATTTGTTTAGCCGCTCCGACCTCATTCGTTCGCAACGCGAACTGGGCGCACTGAACTATTTTAACCAGGAAAAAATTAATCCCAACGTTGTACCCAACCAGGAAGACGGCACCGTGGACATCACCTGGGAACTGGAGGAAAAATCATCCGACCAGTTGGAACTCTCGGCGGGTTTTGGCGGCGGCGTGGGCTTTACCGGTACGCTGGGCGTTACCTTCAACAACTTCTCCATTAAGAATTTCTTCAAGAAAGAAGCCTGGGATCCTTTGCCAATGGGCGATGGCCAGAAACTGAGCTTGCGCTACCAGTCGAACGGAAGTTTCTATCATTCGTATAATTTCTCGTTTACCGAACCTTGGCTGGGCGGAAAGAAACGCAATTCGCTCACGCTGGGCGCCAGTTCGAGCAAGTACTCCAACGGCACGTATAATTATCTTACCGGAACTTACGACAAAGGCACTGATACAAGCTACCTGAAAACAACCTCGGTCTTTGTGTCGCTGGGCAAGCAATTGAAATGGCCTGATGATTATTTTAGCCTTGTGTATTCGCTGACATACACCCGTTACGACCTGAACAATTATGCCATTTTTCAGGGCTTGAGCAAGGGAACGTCAAACAACTTCAGTTTCCGTTTGGGCTTGCAGCGTTCGTCGGTGTTTGATCCTACCTTCCCGCGCAGCGGCTCTAACTTTTCGGCTACGGTACAATTTACGCCGCCGTATTCTTTGTTCAACAAAAACCTTGTCAATTCCGCCAATCCGTATAAAACGCCGGAGTACCACAAGTGGCGCTTTAACTCAGAATGGTATGTACCGCTGGGCAAGCCCGGCGGCGAAGACAAGAACCGCCAGTTTGTGTTAAAATTGGCTGCCAAGTACGGCTTCATGGGCCGTTACAACAGCAAGCTTGACTTCTCACCCTTTGAACGCTTTCAATTGGGTGGCGATGGTTTGACAAACACGAACGGTATCCTGGGTTACGACATCATTTCGCTGCGCGGCTATCCTGTGTTTGACGTATCCGATCCGTCGGTGAACAATTCCGATCAAACCAGCACAACGAAGTTCTTCACCATCTTTAACAAGTATTCGATGGAGTTGCGCTACCCGCTGGTAACAAACCCGGGCAGCACCATTTATGCGCTTACGTTTTTTGATGCCGCCAACGGATGGTACAACTTTAAAGACTACAATCCGTTTAAATTGCGGCGCAGCGTGGGCGTGGGTATGCGTTTCTTCCTGCCCATGTTTGGCTTGTTGGGCTTTGATTATGGCGTAGGCTTAGACCGCATTACACCGGCTAATCCCGGTTTGAAAAATGCGGCGCGGTTTACCTTTATGCTGGGCATGGAACCGGAGTAA
- the cysS gene encoding cysteine--tRNA ligase — MSLRVYNSYTREKEVFEPLTPGHVGMYVCGPTVSGESHLGHARPYITFDVVYRYFLHLGYKVRYVRNITDAGHFEEEGREAEDKISKKAQIERLEPMELVQKYTNLYHWAMHKFNNLDPTIEPTATGHIVEQIGMIEEIIKAGYAYEVNGSVYFDVKKYAAGHEYGKLSGRVLDDLLETTRTLEGQEEKHDRADFALWKAAPPEHIMRWKSPWGEGFPGWHIECSAMATKYLGAQFDIHGGGMDLLFPHHESEIAQSTICNHTPPVRYWMHNNMITINGRKMGKSYNNVIKLTELFSGDNPQLEKAYSPMTVRFFVLQTHYRSTLDFSNDALLAAEKGLKRLMEAYEWLKQYKDDSNTHTPSSVISHPPSELDEKVVRLVNEFDEFIDDDFNTAKVLANMFELVPVINSIKDKQISTDALSAETFALLQSKMKTFVEDILGLTTEAEGETDKLKGVMEVLIALRKEARAKKDWVTSDKIRKQLAEIGVQLKDEKDGGMSWSLS, encoded by the coding sequence ATGAGTTTACGCGTTTACAATTCTTATACACGGGAGAAAGAAGTTTTTGAACCCCTCACGCCGGGCCACGTAGGCATGTACGTGTGCGGCCCAACGGTTAGCGGCGAAAGTCATCTTGGTCATGCAAGGCCCTACATCACGTTCGACGTGGTTTACCGTTACTTCTTGCATTTGGGTTACAAGGTGCGGTACGTGCGCAACATTACCGATGCCGGGCATTTTGAAGAAGAAGGCCGGGAAGCCGAAGACAAAATTTCCAAAAAAGCACAAATAGAAAGATTGGAGCCAATGGAGTTGGTACAGAAATACACCAACCTCTATCATTGGGCCATGCACAAGTTCAACAACCTCGATCCGACCATTGAACCGACTGCCACCGGGCATATTGTTGAACAGATAGGAATGATTGAAGAAATCATCAAAGCCGGTTATGCCTACGAAGTGAACGGCAGCGTCTATTTCGACGTAAAAAAATATGCGGCAGGTCACGAGTATGGAAAATTAAGCGGCCGTGTGCTGGATGATTTGCTGGAAACAACAAGAACGTTAGAAGGTCAGGAAGAAAAACACGACCGCGCCGATTTTGCTTTATGGAAAGCCGCGCCGCCCGAACACATCATGCGCTGGAAAAGCCCGTGGGGCGAAGGCTTCCCCGGTTGGCACATCGAGTGCTCGGCGATGGCGACGAAATATTTGGGTGCGCAATTTGACATACACGGCGGCGGCATGGACCTTCTTTTTCCGCACCACGAAAGCGAAATTGCGCAAAGCACCATCTGCAACCACACGCCGCCGGTGCGCTACTGGATGCACAACAACATGATCACCATTAACGGCCGCAAGATGGGCAAGAGCTACAACAACGTCATCAAACTAACGGAGTTGTTCAGCGGCGACAATCCGCAATTGGAGAAGGCGTATTCGCCCATGACGGTGCGTTTTTTTGTTTTGCAAACGCATTACCGCAGCACGCTTGATTTTAGCAACGATGCTTTGCTGGCCGCGGAGAAAGGATTGAAAAGATTGATGGAAGCCTACGAGTGGCTGAAGCAGTACAAGGATGACAGCAACACACACACCCCGTCATCCGTCATCTCTCATCCGCCATCTGAATTGGATGAAAAAGTGGTGCGGCTGGTAAACGAGTTTGATGAATTTATTGATGATGATTTCAACACGGCCAAAGTGCTGGCCAACATGTTTGAGCTGGTGCCGGTGATCAACTCTATCAAAGACAAACAAATTTCAACCGATGCTTTGTCTGCCGAAACCTTTGCTCTGTTGCAATCCAAAATGAAAACCTTTGTGGAAGATATTTTGGGGTTGACAACTGAAGCCGAAGGTGAGACGGATAAATTAAAAGGCGTGATGGAGGTTTTGATTGCCCTGCGCAAAGAAGCCCGTGCAAAAAAAGATTGGGTTACATCCGATAAAATAAGAAAGCAGTTGGCTGAAATCGGCGTTCAGCTAAAAGATGAAAAAGACGGCGGCATGAGTTGGAGCTTAAGTTGA